The DNA window CGGCGACTCACGCCCATGGTGGCGCTGATCCTCGTGCCCACGGTCTTCGGCCTCTTCGCCGGCGCCGGACTGGGACTCGGCGACATGATCATCGACTCGATCGGCAAGCTGGCGCCCACCGCCGCCCTGCTGATGTTCGCCATCATGTACTTCGGCATCATGATCGACGTCGGGCTCTTCGACCCGCTCATCCGCGTCATCACCCGCCTCCTCGGCGACGACCCCGCCAAGGTCGTGCTCGGCACCGCCATCCTCGCCGGCGCGGTGTCGCTCGACGGTGACGGCTCCACCACGTTCATCATCACGACCTCGGCGATGCTGCCGATCTACCTGCGCCTGGGCATGAGTCCGGTCGTCCTGACGTGCGTGGCCGGCCTCATGAACGGCACGCTGAACATCGTGCCGTGGGGCGGTCCGACGGTCCGCGCCGCCAGCGCGCTCGGCCTGCAGCCCACAGACATCTTCGTGCCGATGCTGCCGTCGCTCGCCGCCGGTCTGATCGTCTCGCTGACCTTCGCCTGGTTCCTGGGCCTGTCGGAGCGCAAGCGCCTCGCCGGCTCGATCGACACCACGAAGCTCGACGCCACCAAGAAGGACGGCTTCTTCGGCGGCCCGGCGATCTTCCGCGGCGCCGACCCCAAGCCCGGCGCCCGTGCGACACTGCGCACCGGCAATCTCGTCACCGTCTCGGGCAGCCGCGCGCCGATGACCGCGACCGGCGTGGTCGACGCGAGTGACACCGCGATGGCAGACACGATGCTCGATCCGAACCGCAAGACGCTGCGGCCGAAGCTGATCTGGTTCAACCTCGTGCTCACGCTGGCGGTCATGGTGCTGCTGGTGCTCGACCTCTTCCCGCTGCCCTACATCTTCATGGTCGGCGCCGCGGTGGCCCTGGTCGTCAACTTCCCGAAGCTCAAGGGCCAGGCCGACGAGATCGTCGCCCACGCTCCGTCCATCGTCGGCGTCGTCTCGATGGTGCTGGCTGCCGGCGTGCTCGTGGGCGTCCTCAACGGCACCGGGATGGTCGACGCGATGGCGAACTGGGTGACCACCGTCATCCCGTCGTCGATGGGCCCGTTCCTCGCCGTCATCACCGGCGTGCTGTCGATCCCGTTCACGTTCTTCATGTCGAACGACGCGTTCTACTTCGGCATCCTGCCGATCCTCGCCGAGAGCGCAGCGACGTACGGCATCGAACCCGTCGAGATGGCGCGGGCGTCGATCACCGGCCAGCCCGTGCACCTGCAGAGCCCGCTCGTGCCGGCCATCCTGCTGCTGGTGTCGCTCGCGAACGTCAACCTCGGCGACCACCACAAGAAGGTGCTGTGGCGCGCGACGATCGTCTCGCTCGTGATGCTGGCCGTCGGCGTGCTGGTCGGGTCCATCCCGCTCGCGGCCTAGCTGTGATGTCCAGGGACGTTGTTGCGTGAATAGCGTGTGATTCGCTGACGGGTGAAGGCCTCCCGTTGCGAGAGTGGAGCTGTCTAGGAACCGCTCTCGCACTCAGGAGGCCTTCGTGTCCCACGCTAATGCTGCTCTGACTCCGCGCGCTCGACTTCGGTTGGCGCGGCTCGTCGTCGATGATCGGTGGCCGGTGATCGTCGCGGCCAAGATGTTCATGGTCTCGCCCGTGACTGCCCGAAAGTGGGCGGCCCGATATCGGGCCGAGGGCGCTGCGGGGATGGTGGATCGCTCCAGTCGCCCGCGGTCGATGCCGACCAGAACACCACCGGATGTCGTCAAACGAATCGTCAGGTTGCGATGGCGGCGACGGCTCGGACCTGTGCAGATCGGCGGCGAACTGGGGTTGCCGGCATCGACAGTTCACGCGGTGCTCGTGCGCGCCCGGATCAACCGGCTCAGCCATATCGACCGCGTCACCGGCGAGCCGATCCGACGCTACGAGCACCCGCACCCGGGTTCGCTTATCCACGTCGACGTCACCAAGTTCGGCAACATCCCCGACGGCGGCGGACACAAGTTCCTCAGCCGCCAGCAGAGCAAAGCCAACGCCCGCGACCAAGCCGTCCGAACCGGGGAACGCGGCCGCCACTACCGCCCTCTCATCGGCACCGCGTTCCTGCACACCGTGATCGACGACCACTCCCGCGTCGCCTACATCGAGGTCTGCGCAGACGAGAAGGCCGTCACGGCGATCGGCGTGCTCGAGCGCGCAGTCACCTGGTTCGCTGAACGCGGCGTCACCGTCGAGCGCGTGCTCTCCGACAACGGCTCGGCCTACCGATCCCACGCCTGGAAAGACGCCTGCACCCAGCTCGGGATCCGCCACAAACGAACTCGCCCCTACCGGCCGCAGACCAACGGGAAGATCGAGCGCCTGCACCGCACCCTCGCCGACGGATGGGCCTACGCCCGCTTCTACTCCTCAGAAACCGAACGACGCGCTGCCTTGCCCGGTTGGCTGCACTTCTACAATCATCACCGAACCCACTCCGCCATCGGCGGCCCACCCATCAGCAGACTCAACAACCTGCCTGGACATCACACCTAGCCGGCCGTCGCGTGCGGAACGCCCCGGAGCCTTTCGGCTCCGGGGCGTTCTGACGAGCCGCCTCGCCGCCGGTCAGCGCCGGAAGAAGGCGCTGGCCGATTTGGTCCACAGCAGCGCGATGCCGATCAGCGCGAACAGCGCCGTGACGACGCCCGACCAAGCGTTCCCGGTTCCGGCGAACAGGGTCACCAGACCGTTGACGAGGTTGAGGGCGAAGACGATCGTGGCGATGGTGCGCGCGACGGCGCGTCCGCGCCACAGTCCGACGGCCACGAAGATCGTGATCAGCCCGAGGACGACGGAGATGATCCCGGCGAGAACGGCGGCGCCGGGTGCCGCGGACGCGGCGGCGGTGAGCAGCAGGAGCGCACCGCCGATGACGTTCAGCGCGCCGGAGATCCAGGCGAGGATGGCGACGAGGGTCACGCCTCCGGGACGACTGCGGGCCATGATGTGCTCCTCCAGGTCGGGTGTCGCGGTCAGAGTACACCCGTGCCGACGAGGTCGATCGCCGCCACGGCGGCGATCGCGGCGGGCTCGACTCAGGCGGCCGGAGCCTCGTCGCGGATGCCGTCCAGCCGGTAGTGCCGCACCTGCACCGGGCGCCGGGCCGCGCATGTCGAGAGGAGAGGTTCGGACGCCTCCTCGCCGAGCGCGATCTCGACCGGTCCGGCCGACCCCTGCAGGGTGACGGTCCAGCCGTCCTCGGTGCGCGCCTCCGCCAGGGGCGCCCAGTCGTCGACGCGATCGCCGCCCAGAGCCTCGCGGGCGAAGTGCTGGGCGGCCTGCACCGGGTGACTCAGCGAGCTGCGGCCGCGGTAGAACTCATCGACCACGCGGCCGTCGAGCGTCGCGGCGGCGATGGCCGCAGCATCCGCGTCATCGGCGTAGCCGTAGTACAGCCCGTGCGGCAGCATGACCATCGTGCCGGCGAAGCGGTCGCCGCCGAGGTGCGAGCACTCCCACGTCTCCTCCGGGTATGCAGCGGCGAGCCCCGCGACGACCTGGCGGCCGCGGACGGCGCAGCACTGGTCGTGTCGGCCGTGGGTGCAGACGCCGAAGACGAGACGGTCGGATGCCACGCCGGAGCTTCCGTCGAGCGGCACGTCTCGCAGCTCCTCGAGGTCGGCGTAGCGGCCCCAGCGCATGCTCTCCTGCCCGGGGCGCGAGTCGGCGATCGCCCACGCGCCGCCGGGCGCGTCGCCGTGCCGCTCCCGGCCCGTGCGGCGGATGGCGAGCACCCGCATGCCCTCCGCCTCCGCGCGGGTGACGATCGCGCGCCCGAGCACCGGATCGAACGGCGGGTCGAGGAAGGCCTTGGGCCCCCAGGCCGCGGGGACCTCGATGAGCAGCCAGCGGATGCCGCGCGGCCCGGTTCCGGCGAGCGGATCGCTCCGCTCGCGGGCCCGATCGCTGCACGGTCGCCACTCGACCGGCGTGCCGGCGTCGGTCACGCCACCACGAGCCCCTCGCGGAGGAGGCGGCGCACGACGACCACGGCGCTGTCGGCGTCGACGCCGGGCAGCCGTCCCACGGTGATCGGACGGCCCTGCGCGAGCGCCTCGAGCGCCGCACGGGCCTCGACGGGAAGCCCCAGCGTGACTCCGGGGGTGACGATGCGCACGCGCTCACCGGCATCCTCGAGCCGCACGCGCACCCCCGCCCGCCACCGCACGACGGTCTCGGCCGTGAGGGCGGCAGCGGCGGCCACCGCTGCCAGCGGCGCCACGGGCTCGGGCCGCACCGATCGCTCGAACCGCGACGAGAGGGCACGGGACACGGCGCCGGCGTCGGCGCCCGTGAGCGCCTCCGTCAGGCGTGCGACGGTGCGCGTCACGACCCCTTCGAGCTGCCCTGCGTCGGTGAGGTCCACGCCGAGCGGCAGCGACGCGCGCAGGTCGGGCACGTCGCGGATGACGCCCAGCAGCGCGTCGATGACGTCGGCGCCCGTGTAGGCGGACATGCCGACCGTGAGGTGCACCGAGGTGTCGCCGAGCGCGGTCGCGGAGTGGATCCATCCGCGCGGCAGGTACAGCGCGTCGCCGGGGCGCAGCACGGCGTCGATCGCCGGCTCACCCTTCGCGCGCTCAGCGACCTCGGCGCCCACCTCGCCCCACGGCTGACTGGCGAGCGGGTTGTCGAGCACCGGCTCGTGGATGACCCAGTGCTTCTCGCCCGCCACCTGCAGCACGAAGACGTCGTGCGTGTCGTAGTGCGGCGAGAACCCCTGCGACGAGGGCGGGGTCACATAGGCGTTGACCTGCGCGGGGTAGCCGATGTCGGCCACGAGCTCGCGCGTGAAGTCGATGATCGGCGGCCACAGCCGGTGCAGGCCCTGCAGCACGATGGTCGCGCCGGCGGCGAACTC is part of the Microbacterium lemovicicum genome and encodes:
- a CDS encoding CitMHS family transporter, which gives rise to MDITALNRVITAADEGYDLAFVPSEGILVALGFTMVLAFMALIMTRRLTPMVALILVPTVFGLFAGAGLGLGDMIIDSIGKLAPTAALLMFAIMYFGIMIDVGLFDPLIRVITRLLGDDPAKVVLGTAILAGAVSLDGDGSTTFIITTSAMLPIYLRLGMSPVVLTCVAGLMNGTLNIVPWGGPTVRAASALGLQPTDIFVPMLPSLAAGLIVSLTFAWFLGLSERKRLAGSIDTTKLDATKKDGFFGGPAIFRGADPKPGARATLRTGNLVTVSGSRAPMTATGVVDASDTAMADTMLDPNRKTLRPKLIWFNLVLTLAVMVLLVLDLFPLPYIFMVGAAVALVVNFPKLKGQADEIVAHAPSIVGVVSMVLAAGVLVGVLNGTGMVDAMANWVTTVIPSSMGPFLAVITGVLSIPFTFFMSNDAFYFGILPILAESAATYGIEPVEMARASITGQPVHLQSPLVPAILLLVSLANVNLGDHHKKVLWRATIVSLVMLAVGVLVGSIPLAA
- a CDS encoding IS481 family transposase codes for the protein MSHANAALTPRARLRLARLVVDDRWPVIVAAKMFMVSPVTARKWAARYRAEGAAGMVDRSSRPRSMPTRTPPDVVKRIVRLRWRRRLGPVQIGGELGLPASTVHAVLVRARINRLSHIDRVTGEPIRRYEHPHPGSLIHVDVTKFGNIPDGGGHKFLSRQQSKANARDQAVRTGERGRHYRPLIGTAFLHTVIDDHSRVAYIEVCADEKAVTAIGVLERAVTWFAERGVTVERVLSDNGSAYRSHAWKDACTQLGIRHKRTRPYRPQTNGKIERLHRTLADGWAYARFYSSETERRAALPGWLHFYNHHRTHSAIGGPPISRLNNLPGHHT
- a CDS encoding sucrase ferredoxin — encoded protein: MTDAGTPVEWRPCSDRARERSDPLAGTGPRGIRWLLIEVPAAWGPKAFLDPPFDPVLGRAIVTRAEAEGMRVLAIRRTGRERHGDAPGGAWAIADSRPGQESMRWGRYADLEELRDVPLDGSSGVASDRLVFGVCTHGRHDQCCAVRGRQVVAGLAAAYPEETWECSHLGGDRFAGTMVMLPHGLYYGYADDADAAAIAAATLDGRVVDEFYRGRSSLSHPVQAAQHFAREALGGDRVDDWAPLAEARTEDGWTVTLQGSAGPVEIALGEEASEPLLSTCAARRPVQVRHYRLDGIRDEAPAA
- a CDS encoding cupin domain-containing protein, giving the protein MTDEERGPIRRPALSRCIRVDEQVFADEYWGRRALLSTAEELAARPGNEHGFEDLFTAASVDELVTRRGVRTPFIRMAREGTVLPPSAFTASGGFGAEVGDQVASEKVLKEFAAGATIVLQGLHRLWPPIIDFTRELVADIGYPAQVNAYVTPPSSQGFSPHYDTHDVFVLQVAGEKHWVIHEPVLDNPLASQPWGEVGAEVAERAKGEPAIDAVLRPGDALYLPRGWIHSATALGDTSVHLTVGMSAYTGADVIDALLGVIRDVPDLRASLPLGVDLTDAGQLEGVVTRTVARLTEALTGADAGAVSRALSSRFERSVRPEPVAPLAAVAAAAALTAETVVRWRAGVRVRLEDAGERVRIVTPGVTLGLPVEARAALEALAQGRPITVGRLPGVDADSAVVVVRRLLREGLVVA